The DNA region TCCTTGGCATAAGCCAGTGCATGTTCATAGGCGGCGGTGGCGATTCCGAGCGCCTGGGCACCGATGCCGATCCGGCCCCCGGCCAGGTTGGACAGGGCGATTTCATATCCTTGTCCTTCGCGTCCCAGCAGGTTTTCGGCCGGCACTTCCGCTTCCTCGAAGATGAGCTCGCAAGTGTTGGAACCGCCGAGTCCCATCTTTTTCTCCTTTTTGCCGACCCGGAAACCGGGCGTGTCTTTCTCGACGATGAACGCGGAGATCCCTTTCGGTCCCTTTTCCGGATCGGTGACGGCAAACGTCACGTAGGTGTCCGCTTCGCCGGCGTTGGTGATGAAGACTTTGGACCCGTTCAGGATGTATTTGTCCCCTTCTTTGCGCGCCGTGGTCCGAAGCGCCGACGCATCGGAACCGGCTTGCGGCTCGGTCAGGGCGAACGCCCCCAGGTACTCGCCCGAAGCCAGGCGGGTCACGTATTTTTTCTTCTGCTCATCGGTGCCGTAGCGCAGAATCGGCATGGTTCCGACCGACGTGTGCACCGCGAGGATCACGCCGACGGTGGCGCTGACCCGGGAAATCTCCTCCAGCGCCAGAA from Staphylospora marina includes:
- a CDS encoding acyl-CoA dehydrogenase, with amino-acid sequence MHFRFTEEQEMMRKMVRDFARAEIAPHVEAMDEEDRFPREVVNKMAELGLMGIPVPEEWGGAGADFISYILALEEISRVSATVGVILAVHTSVGTMPILRYGTDEQKKKYVTRLASGEYLGAFALTEPQAGSDASALRTTARKEGDKYILNGSKVFITNAGEADTYVTFAVTDPEKGPKGISAFIVEKDTPGFRVGKKEKKMGLGGSNTCELIFEEAEVPAENLLGREGQGYEIALSNLAGGRIGIGAQALGIATAAYEHALAYAKERKQFGKPLSKIQAIQFKLADMATRIEAARLLIYRAADLRQQGHNCKLEASMAKMFASDTAMQVTTEAVQIFGGYGYTREYPVERLFRDAKITQIYEGTNEIQRIVISNELIKG